From one Catenuloplanes nepalensis genomic stretch:
- a CDS encoding PhoH family protein, with protein sequence MTGTPTPGNARAQTRITVSDPKIMVNLLGPGDEILRLIERSLPACDLHVRGNEITITGAPADNALAERLFAELVELIEKGETLTVDAVRRTVGMLQQGTAERPADVLTLNILSRRGKTIRPKTLGQKRYVDSIDTHTIVFGIGPAGTGKTYLAMAKAVQALQAKQVNRIILTRPAVEAGERLGFLPGTLNEKIDPYLRPLYDALHDMLDPESIPRLMQAGTIEVAPLAYMRGRTLNDAFIILDEAQNTTPEQMKMFLTRLGFGSKIVVTGDVTQVDLPGGTVSGLRMVRDILDGVEDVHFAQLGSADVVRHRLVGDIVDAYAKWDADQNQGQAQVRSANVQGRAGRRR encoded by the coding sequence ATGACCGGCACACCAACCCCGGGAAACGCCCGGGCGCAGACCAGGATCACGGTCTCCGACCCCAAGATCATGGTGAACCTGCTCGGCCCGGGCGACGAGATCCTCCGGCTCATCGAGCGCTCACTGCCCGCATGTGATCTGCACGTCCGCGGCAACGAGATCACCATCACCGGCGCCCCCGCCGACAACGCGCTCGCCGAGCGGCTCTTCGCCGAACTCGTCGAGCTGATCGAGAAGGGCGAGACGCTCACGGTGGACGCGGTGCGGCGCACCGTCGGCATGCTTCAGCAGGGCACCGCCGAGCGCCCGGCCGACGTGCTCACGCTGAACATCCTGTCCCGGCGCGGCAAGACCATCCGCCCGAAGACACTCGGCCAGAAGCGTTATGTCGACTCCATCGACACCCACACCATCGTCTTCGGCATCGGCCCCGCCGGTACCGGTAAGACGTACCTGGCGATGGCGAAGGCGGTCCAGGCGCTGCAGGCCAAGCAGGTCAACCGGATCATCCTGACCCGGCCGGCGGTCGAGGCGGGCGAGCGGCTCGGCTTCCTCCCCGGCACGCTGAACGAGAAGATCGACCCGTACCTTCGGCCGCTCTACGACGCGCTGCACGACATGCTCGACCCCGAGTCGATCCCGCGCCTGATGCAGGCCGGCACGATCGAGGTCGCGCCCCTGGCGTATATGCGCGGGCGCACGCTCAACGACGCGTTCATCATCCTGGACGAGGCGCAGAACACCACGCCCGAGCAGATGAAGATGTTCCTCACCCGGCTCGGCTTCGGCTCGAAGATCGTGGTGACCGGCGATGTCACGCAGGTCGACCTTCCGGGGGGCACCGTCAGCGGTCTCCGGATGGTGCGTGACATCCTGGACGGCGTCGAGGACGTTCACTTCGCGCAGCTGGGCAGCGCCGACGTGGTGCGTCACCGCCTGGTCGGCGACATCGTCGACGCGTATGCGAAGTGGGACGCCGACCAGAACCAGGGACAGGCCCAGGTTCGCTCCGCGAACGTGCAGGGCCGCGCCGGCCGCCGGCGTTAG
- the ybeY gene encoding rRNA maturation RNase YbeY: MSIDIANESGVDVDTDAILDVARHALDEMGVNPLAELAILLVDIEYMSELNHRWMGGDGPTDVLAFPMDEGSVDHGPGESSGEPALLGDIVLCPEVAAKQAVTAGHTAGDELHLLTVHGALHLLGYDHAEPEEEREMFGLQARLLSGWQARRRSAKEPS; the protein is encoded by the coding sequence GTGTCCATCGATATCGCCAACGAGTCCGGGGTCGACGTCGACACCGACGCCATCCTGGACGTGGCGCGGCACGCCCTCGACGAGATGGGTGTCAACCCGCTCGCCGAGCTGGCCATCCTGCTCGTCGACATCGAATACATGTCGGAGCTGAACCACCGGTGGATGGGCGGCGACGGCCCCACCGACGTGCTCGCGTTCCCGATGGACGAGGGGAGCGTGGACCACGGGCCGGGCGAGTCGTCCGGCGAGCCCGCGCTCCTCGGTGACATCGTGCTCTGCCCGGAGGTGGCCGCCAAGCAGGCGGTCACCGCCGGGCACACCGCCGGGGACGAGTTGCACCTGCTGACCGTGCACGGCGCGCTCCACCTGCTCGGCTACGACCACGCGGAGCCGGAGGAGGAGCGGGAGATGTTCGGCCTCCAGGCCCGTCTGCTCAGCGGGTGGCAGGCCCGGCGCCGATCGGCGAAAGAACCCTCCTGA
- a CDS encoding hemolysin family protein → MPTASAAPAGLPDLQLLFIAAGLVILAGIFAMTEAALAAVSPARAGEQAREGMRGARTLQIVASDAARHINLLLLLRLLSELTATTLVALVAVDTFGAGWRAALVTASAMTVVSFVVVGVAPRTVGRQHAYAVGRATAPLVRWLGRALNPLASLLILIGNAVTPGKGFREGPFATQVELRELVDLAEQRGVVEHGEREMIHSVFGLGDTIAREVMVPRTEMVWIEGHKSLRQSLMLFMRSGFSRIPVIGDSVDDVHGVIFLKDVIRRTQGDDPAADATPVAELMREATFVPESKPVDDLLSEMQAARTHLVVVVDEYGGTAGLVTIEDILEEIVGEITDEYDVDERPPVERLADGAVRVTARLPIEDLGEIFAVELPADEVETVGGLLAQALGRVPIPGATANVGGLRLVAEGTTGRRNRIDSVLVRRAPGNGPAGDAAAEDDESADERQPADA, encoded by the coding sequence ATGCCCACCGCATCGGCCGCCCCCGCGGGGCTACCCGACCTGCAGCTGCTCTTCATCGCGGCCGGGCTGGTGATCCTCGCGGGGATCTTCGCGATGACCGAGGCGGCGCTGGCGGCGGTCTCGCCCGCCCGCGCCGGTGAACAGGCCCGGGAGGGCATGCGGGGCGCGCGCACGCTGCAGATCGTGGCGTCCGACGCGGCCCGGCACATCAACCTGCTCCTGCTGCTCCGGCTGCTGTCCGAGCTGACCGCGACCACGCTGGTCGCGCTGGTCGCGGTGGACACGTTCGGCGCCGGCTGGCGGGCCGCGCTGGTCACCGCGAGCGCGATGACCGTGGTCAGCTTCGTCGTTGTCGGCGTGGCGCCGCGCACGGTCGGCCGGCAGCACGCCTACGCGGTGGGCCGCGCGACCGCGCCGCTGGTCCGCTGGCTCGGCCGTGCGCTGAACCCGCTGGCCTCGCTGCTCATCCTGATCGGCAACGCGGTCACGCCCGGCAAGGGCTTCCGCGAAGGCCCGTTCGCCACCCAGGTGGAGCTGCGCGAGCTGGTCGACCTGGCCGAGCAGCGCGGCGTGGTGGAGCACGGCGAGCGCGAGATGATCCACTCGGTCTTCGGGCTCGGCGACACGATCGCCCGCGAGGTGATGGTCCCGCGCACCGAGATGGTGTGGATCGAGGGGCACAAGAGCCTCCGGCAGTCGCTGATGCTGTTCATGCGCTCCGGCTTCTCCCGGATCCCGGTGATCGGCGACAGCGTGGACGACGTGCACGGCGTGATCTTCCTCAAGGACGTGATCCGCCGCACCCAGGGCGACGACCCGGCCGCGGACGCCACCCCGGTCGCGGAGCTGATGCGCGAGGCCACGTTCGTGCCGGAGTCGAAGCCGGTCGACGACCTGCTCTCCGAGATGCAGGCCGCGCGGACCCACCTGGTCGTGGTGGTCGACGAGTACGGCGGCACGGCCGGCCTGGTCACCATCGAGGACATCCTCGAGGAGATCGTCGGCGAGATCACCGACGAGTACGACGTGGACGAGCGCCCACCGGTCGAGCGGCTGGCGGACGGCGCGGTGCGCGTCACCGCCCGGCTGCCGATCGAGGACCTGGGCGAGATCTTCGCGGTCGAGCTTCCCGCGGACGAGGTCGAGACCGTGGGCGGGCTGCTCGCCCAGGCCCTGGGCCGCGTTCCGATTCCGGGCGCGACCGCTAATGTGGGCGGGCTGCGCCTGGTCGCCGAGGGCACCACGGGCCGGCGGAACCGGATCGACTCGGTCCTGGTCCGCCGCGCGCCCGGGAACGGGCCCGCCGGTGACGCAGCCGCCGAGGACGATGAGAGCGCCGACGAGAGGCAACCCGCAGATGCCTGA
- a CDS encoding cytidine deaminase: MPEPTQTAVPTPPEPVTLAAEDAKLVTLARSVRARVGAVEGAAVRDQDGRTYAAATVALPSLAVTALQLAVASAVSAGATLLEAAAVVTEASALDGSGHAAVRDLAADAPIFVAAPDGAVFGTVTA; this comes from the coding sequence ATGCCTGAGCCCACCCAGACCGCCGTGCCGACTCCGCCGGAGCCGGTGACGCTCGCCGCGGAGGACGCCAAACTGGTGACCCTGGCGCGCAGCGTCCGGGCCCGGGTCGGTGCCGTGGAGGGCGCGGCCGTGCGGGACCAGGACGGCAGGACCTATGCGGCCGCGACCGTGGCGCTGCCGTCCCTGGCGGTCACCGCGCTGCAGCTCGCGGTCGCGTCCGCGGTCTCGGCCGGCGCGACCCTGCTGGAGGCCGCGGCCGTGGTGACGGAGGCGTCCGCGCTGGACGGTTCCGGGCACGCGGCCGTGCGTGACCTGGCCGCGGACGCGCCGATCTTCGTGGCCGCCCCGGACGGCGCCGTCTTCGGGACGGTGACCGCGTGA
- the era gene encoding GTPase Era, with protein MKAYRAGFACFVGRPNAGKSTLTNAIIGQKIAITSNKPQTTRHIIRGVLHRPDGQIVLVDTPGMHRPRTLLGERLNDLVRTTWSEVDVIGLCIPADEPVGRGDKFITGEIAELKATVLAVVTKTDLVPDKKKLAEQLLAVNDLGDFAAIVPVSAVSGDQVGMLTDVMAQYMPESPQLYPDDILTDEPERVLIGELIRESALEGVRDELPHSLAVLVEEMVEEESVLRVYADVYVERPSQKAIMIGHKGSRLKEVGTRARAEIEKLLGRRIYLDLHIRVAKEWQRDPKQLRRLGF; from the coding sequence GTGAAGGCGTACCGTGCCGGTTTCGCCTGTTTCGTCGGCCGGCCGAACGCGGGCAAGTCCACGCTGACCAACGCGATCATCGGGCAGAAGATCGCGATCACGTCGAACAAGCCGCAGACCACCCGGCACATCATCCGCGGCGTGCTGCACCGGCCGGACGGGCAGATCGTGCTGGTCGACACGCCGGGCATGCACCGCCCGCGCACGCTGCTCGGCGAGCGGCTGAACGACCTGGTCCGCACCACCTGGAGCGAGGTCGACGTGATCGGCCTGTGCATCCCGGCGGACGAGCCGGTCGGGCGCGGCGACAAGTTCATCACCGGCGAGATCGCGGAACTGAAGGCGACCGTGCTGGCCGTGGTCACCAAGACCGACCTGGTGCCGGACAAGAAGAAGCTGGCCGAGCAACTGCTGGCCGTGAACGATCTGGGCGACTTCGCCGCGATCGTGCCGGTCAGTGCGGTCTCCGGCGACCAGGTGGGCATGCTCACCGACGTGATGGCGCAGTACATGCCGGAGTCCCCGCAGCTCTACCCGGACGACATCCTCACGGACGAGCCGGAACGGGTGCTGATCGGCGAGCTGATCCGCGAGTCCGCGCTGGAGGGCGTGCGGGACGAGCTGCCGCACTCGCTCGCGGTGCTGGTCGAGGAGATGGTGGAGGAGGAGTCGGTGCTGCGCGTCTACGCGGACGTGTACGTCGAGCGCCCCAGCCAGAAGGCCATCATGATCGGGCACAAGGGCAGCCGGCTCAAGGAGGTCGGCACCCGCGCCCGCGCCGAGATCGAGAAGCTGCTCGGCCGCCGCATCTACCTCGACCTGCACATTCGCGTCGCCAAGGAGTGGCAGCGGGACCCCAAGCAGCTGCGTCGTTTGGGCTTTTAG
- a CDS encoding acyltransferase family protein, translating to MRNRYLDLLRAAAVLRVVVYHVTGLAALTIVLPAMSVMFALGGSLMAASVDRFGVSAIGRRMRRLLPSLWAVMALFLPAMLLTGLDWDWRILFWVAPFIDPPASGLGLAALSANWYLRDFLWFVALSPLALPLFRRFPLSTIAAPFVLLVVTELKLVTIDNYVLRDLGLYFGAWVLGFAHHDGMLRRLTWRGLVPIAAVLAVAGAAWIITHPGPRGYDLNDIRLGNALWSTAFVLLALGLAPDTLPWLSRRPRLDRLVTLLNSRALTIYLWHVPIIVGLGWVAARYGWPQTGALAITVKLVIVLLLLAVAVAAFGWVEDVAARRRPELIPGRAVRGRSRKPVRTEEVLVSGPQDVQIAAVRA from the coding sequence ATGAGAAATCGATATCTGGACCTATTGCGCGCGGCCGCCGTTCTTCGGGTGGTCGTTTATCACGTCACCGGCCTGGCCGCGCTCACGATCGTGCTGCCCGCCATGTCGGTGATGTTCGCGCTCGGCGGCTCACTGATGGCCGCCTCGGTCGACCGGTTCGGTGTCTCCGCGATCGGCCGGCGCATGCGCCGCCTGCTGCCCTCGCTCTGGGCCGTGATGGCGCTCTTCCTGCCCGCCATGCTGCTCACCGGGCTGGACTGGGACTGGCGCATCCTGTTCTGGGTCGCGCCGTTCATCGACCCGCCGGCCAGCGGACTCGGCCTGGCCGCGCTCTCCGCCAACTGGTACCTGCGCGACTTCCTCTGGTTCGTCGCGCTCTCCCCTCTGGCGCTGCCGCTCTTCCGCCGGTTCCCGCTGTCCACGATCGCCGCGCCGTTCGTGCTGCTGGTGGTGACCGAGCTGAAGCTGGTCACGATCGACAACTACGTGCTGCGCGACCTCGGCCTGTACTTCGGCGCCTGGGTGCTCGGCTTCGCCCACCACGACGGGATGCTGCGCCGCCTCACCTGGCGCGGGCTGGTGCCGATCGCGGCCGTGCTGGCGGTCGCGGGCGCGGCCTGGATCATCACCCACCCCGGCCCGCGCGGTTACGACCTGAACGACATCCGACTCGGCAACGCGCTCTGGTCCACCGCGTTCGTGCTGCTCGCGCTCGGCCTGGCGCCGGACACGCTGCCCTGGCTCAGCCGCCGCCCGCGCCTCGACCGGCTGGTCACACTGCTCAACAGCCGCGCGCTGACCATCTATCTCTGGCACGTACCGATCATCGTGGGCCTCGGCTGGGTGGCGGCCCGCTACGGCTGGCCGCAGACCGGCGCGCTCGCGATCACGGTCAAGCTGGTGATCGTGCTGCTCCTGCTCGCGGTGGCGGTCGCCGCGTTCGGCTGGGTCGAGGACGTCGCGGCCCGGCGGCGGCCCGAGCTGATCCCGGGGCGCGCCGTCCGGGGGAGGAGCCGGAAACCGGTCCGCACCGAGGAGGTCCTGGTCTCAGGCCCGCAGGACGTCCAGATCGCCGCTGTCCGCGCGTAG
- a CDS encoding DUF4097 family beta strand repeat-containing protein: MTRRTTAAAGVALLAGLAALGAGCDPRNVREMEFRNTETVGITEIRLAGGDDRDVAVTTSDRKDTQVDRVVSYRSENAPNSAYRIDGTVLVIDTDCGPMCEVDWTIDAPRGVTVTGRSDSGDISLTTVGAVDLEMDSGTLRVDGVAGAVRVKADSGEVRVANVTGESDLRLDSGSLAGVGLGGAVTAVVQSGDADLTLSAPASVTATVDSGDLTLRVPDGKYRVRTSVDSGDANVGIDDDPDATAVLDLRADSGDLDVLRA, from the coding sequence ATGACCAGACGCACCACTGCAGCCGCCGGGGTGGCGCTCCTCGCGGGGCTGGCCGCGCTCGGCGCCGGCTGCGATCCGCGGAACGTCCGCGAGATGGAGTTCCGGAACACGGAGACCGTGGGGATCACCGAGATCCGCCTCGCCGGCGGCGACGACCGCGACGTGGCGGTGACCACGTCCGACCGGAAGGACACCCAGGTCGACCGCGTCGTGAGCTACCGCAGCGAGAACGCGCCGAACAGTGCGTACCGGATCGACGGCACGGTCCTGGTGATCGACACGGACTGCGGCCCGATGTGCGAGGTCGACTGGACGATCGACGCGCCGCGCGGCGTGACGGTCACCGGCCGGAGCGACTCCGGCGACATCTCGCTGACCACGGTCGGCGCGGTCGACCTGGAGATGGACTCCGGCACGCTCCGGGTGGACGGCGTGGCCGGTGCGGTCCGGGTGAAGGCGGACTCCGGCGAGGTGCGGGTCGCGAACGTGACCGGCGAGTCCGACCTGCGGCTCGACTCCGGCTCGCTGGCGGGCGTCGGTCTCGGCGGCGCGGTCACCGCGGTCGTGCAGTCCGGCGACGCCGACCTGACGCTCTCCGCGCCGGCCTCGGTCACCGCGACCGTGGACAGCGGCGACCTGACGCTGCGCGTGCCGGACGGGAAGTACCGGGTGCGGACGTCGGTGGACTCCGGTGACGCGAACGTCGGCATCGACGACGACCCGGACGCCACCGCCGTGCTGGACCTACGCGCGGACAGCGGCGATCTGGACGTCCTGCGGGCCTGA